The window AACCTTAGCATATTTAGCTTTAATTGCTTTTTCCTCATCATTCTTAGGCTCAGCAGGGTAGTTTGGTACTGCGAACCCTTTTCCTTGTAATTCAGCAATAGCTGCATCCAACTGAGGAACAGAAGCAGAAATATTGGGTAATTTGATGATGTTAGCATCCGGTTGAGTAGCCAATTCTCCTAATTCAGCTAAAGCATCACCAATTTTCTGGTCATCCTTTAAAAATTCAGGGAAGTTAGCTAAAATTCTGCCTGCCAGGGAAATATCCGGAACAGCGATCTCGATATCTGCTGATTTAGTGAAAGCTTTTACAATCGGTAAAAACGAGTGGGTAGCCAGCATTGGTGCTTCATCCGTTAATGTGTAGTAAATTTTTGATTTTTCTGACATTATACTGTTATTTATTATTTGAAATTAAAGTCCCACAAATTTACTAAATATGATTGTTTTTTTTAGGGAATTTTTAAATAAAAAAGAAGCAAAAAAGTTCTTTTGATTTTTTATATCTGAACAATTGTGTATTCTCCGGTTCCGTGAAAATTGATATTAAACTCAACTTTAAAGTTTTTAAGACCTGAAGTGATATTGGAAATCACTTAAAAAACTGATGGCCAGATTACAGTATTTTTATTTTCACTTTAAGATTAATTTAACCTTATATTTCACATAGAAATTTTCTTTTTGATTAAATTTGAAAAACTAAAAAAATAAATATTATGTCAACGACAATCACTTTGAAAGGAAACGAAGTACACACAATAGGAACATTACCAGCTGTAGGAACTACTGTTAAAGATTTTGCATTGGTAGATTCAGGATTAGCAGTAAAGACTCTTGAAACTTTTGAAGGAAAGAAAAAAGTATTCAATATCTTCCCAAGTATTGATACGCCAACTTGTGCTGCTTCCAGCAGAAAATTTAATGAAGAAGCTTCAAAACTTGAAAATACAGTGGTAATCAACGTTTCTAAAGATCTTCCGTTTGCATTAGGAAGATTCTGTGCAGCAGAAGGATTGAACAATGTTGAGACCCTTTCAGACTTCAGAAGCAGCTTTGGTGATGATTATGAAGTAACGATTACAGATTCTCCATTAAAAGGCCTTCTAAGCCGTGCGGTAATTGTTACAGACGAAAACAATAAAGTGGTTTACACTGAGCAGGTTTCAGAAATTGCTGACGAACCTAACTATGATGCAGCGCTTGCAGCATTAAACAATTAGTAGAAATAATCTTTATAGAAAGCCTTGTGAAATTGATTTTGCAAGGCTTTTTTTGAATCTAAAATACACAATAATATGATGTCAGATCATTATGAAAAATATGGAGAACTTTTTCAGGTAGATCAGGAGCATTTTGATGAGTTTTATGCCCTCCTTAAAGATACCCAGCTTTTAAAATCAGATTTCTTTCTGAAGCAGGGTGACAAATGCAAATACCTGGGATTTATCAAGAAAGGAACAATAAGATGCTTTTATATCAATGATCAGGGTAGAGAGATTAACTTTGGATTCTATTTTGAAAATGAGTTCTTTACCGATTACGAAAGCATACTTTGTGATACTGTATCCAATATGAACATTCAGGCATTGGAAAATTGTGAGATCTTATTGTTGAGTAAGGAGCATTTGCAGGCATTATATCAGAAAGAAGCCTATTGGCAGAAATTTGGGCGGGTGATGAGTGAGAAAATTTACTTGGATGCCAAAAAAAGGATTGATGATTTGATATGCCTATCTCCGGAAAACAGGTATCTGAACCTTTTAAAAAAACAACCTCTTCTTTTCCAGAAAATAGCACAGAAACATATTGCGAGTTATCTGGGCGTTACAGAACAATCATTAAGCAGAATCCGGAGTAGGATCGTAAATTAACTTAAGTTAACGTCCTGTGATATTTTAGGGTGTAGCTTTACATTATTAAAATTTAATACTTATCATTATGGAACAGAAAGATTTAACCATTATTTTGGTACACGGAGCTTGGGGAGATGGATCTCACTGGCAGTACATTATTCCTTCCCTGGTAAAAGCAGGGTATAAAGTAAGAAGCGTTCAGAATCCTCTTACTTCTTTGCAGGACGATATTGATAAAACAAAAGATCTTATTGATGCCCAGGAAGGGAAAGTTCTGTTAGTAGGGCATTCTTATGGTGGAGCGGTTATTTCAGGAGCCGGAAACCATGATAAAGTAGCTGGATTGGTTTATATTGCTGCCTTTGCACCAGATGCAGGTGATAGTTTGGGCTCTCTTTTAGGAAGAAGAGAATCTCCGGGTGGAGCAAGCATTTATCCAGATAATAAAGGGTTTTTATGGATCAAATATGATGAATTTAAATCCGCATTCAGTCAGGATCTGGATGATGAAAAAGCGTTGGTAATGGCATTGTCTCAAAAACCTATTCATGGGCAGTGTTTCGGAGATGTTGCAGGAGAACCGGCATGGAAAACAAAACCAAGCTGGTACCAGATTTCATCCGATGACCGTATGATTCCGGCGGAAACAGAAAAAGAAATGGCGGAACGTATGCAGCCTAAAAAAATAATCACATTGGATGCCGGGCATGCTTCATTGGCTTCACATCCAAAAGAAGTTACACAACTGATTTTGGAAGCCGCATCTTCTCTTTAAAATATAAATTAACAATAAAAACTGAAAAGGCTCTGGGGAATTTTAAGTATTTTCACAGAGCTTTTTTATGAATAAAGATCAAACATGGTAAAAAGAATTGTAGCTAATATAAAAACAGAGGATCTTGCAAAAGGAAACCTCTTTTATCAGGATATTTTAGAACTTGATATTTTGATGGATCATGGCTGGATTAAAACACTCGGTACTGATGAGAAAGCGACTGTTCAGATCAGCTTTGCCCAACAGGGAGGGAATGAAACAGAAGTTCCTGATTTGTCAATAGAAGTTGATAACATTGAGGAAATTTATGATAAAATGAAAAAAGCAGGTTTTAAAATTGTTTATGATATTACAAATGAAGATTGGGGAGTGCGCCGCTTTTTTGTAAAAGATCCATTCGGAAAAGTAATTAATATCTTATCCCATCAATAAAAATGCTGTGTAATTCAATAGGAGCGGACTTCAGTCCGCTTGCGTAAAAATAGAAATTATCATCTGGTTTTAGCTAAAACCTAAAAATTAACCGTTCCAATTTCAGAAATCTATATATCCCTGATTTATTATGAAAGCAGACCAAATTATCCCAGTACTCAGAATCTTTGATTACCAGAAAGCTCTTGAATTTTATGTTGATTGGCTAGGCTTTGAAATTGCCTGGGAACACCGTTTTGAAGAAAATATGCCTGCTTATATAGAGGTGAAAAAAGAAAATATTATTATTCATCTGACGGAGCATCATGGAGATGCAAGCCCTGGAAGCAGTATTTTTATTTGGGGAGAAGGCGTTGCAGAATATCATAAGGAACTTATTGATAAAAACTATAAATACAACCGCCCTGGACTCGAAAAAACTTTCTATGATGCTGTTTCTTTTACTGTAAATGATCCTTTTGGAAATAAAATTATTTTCAATGAAAAATACGATGAGAAAAAGCATGGAGATTTAAAATTTCACTCAATAGAATAAGAAATAATCTCTACTCAATCTTTTTAATTCTGTCCTGGTATTTACCTTTTAAAAACCCAATAAGTTTTTTAATGGTCTGAAATATAAGTAATCCTAATATCCATTCGGAAAATAAGGTTGATTGTGATCATCATCCATTTCGAATATTAAAACTAACTTTGTTCTACAAAATAAAAAATGAAACGTTCAGGAACAGCAGATTTACCCCTTCACTATGGCAAAGTACCGCCATGGCTGTATGAACGTATGTCTATTCTGGGCCTATCTATTGTTGAAGCGATCCTGACGGATTATGGTAAAGATGAAGTACTTCGCAGATTAGCAGACCCGTTTTGGTTCCAAAGTTTTGGAGCCGTGATGGGGATGGATTGGCATTCTTCAGGAATAACCACTTCAGTAATGGGCGCTTTGAAGCGTTCTATTAATCCTAATTCCCAATCATTGGGGCTTTATATTTGTGGTGGAAAAGGAAAGTTTTCCAGAGAGACTCCGTCAGAACTCATTCAGATTGCTGAAAAAACAGGTCTAAACGGACACGAGCTGGTAAGAGCCAGTAAACTTTCAGCAAAGGTTGATAATACGGCTATTCAGGATGGGTATCAGTTGTATCTGCATAACTTTATCCTATCAGATAACGGAAATTGGAGCGTCATTCAACAGGGAATGCATGAGTCTGACGGTACTGCAAGACGTTATCATTGGCATTCTGAAAATATAACTTCATTTGTAGAAGAACCTCATACGGGAATCAATGGGATTTCAAGAGGACGTATTTTAAACCTTACAGATTCCGAAGCCGCTGAAAACAGAAAGGGAATTCTGGATATTTCCCATACGGATTCTATAGACGTCATGAAAGATTTTTCAAGGCTCATTCTCCCGGCTCATCATGATGTACAGGCTTCTGATGTAGATCTTAAGCGTCTGGGAGCACTTTTGTATATCACCCGTGAACAACAGCCGCAGAATTTTGAAGATTTACTGATGCTGGAAGGAGTGGGACCAAGGACTATGCAATCGTTGGCGCTGGTAAGCGAGGTCATTCATGGAGCTCCTTCAAGATTTAGTGACCCTGCAAGGTTTTCCTTTGCGCATGGAGGAAAAGACGGACATCCATTCCCGGTTCCAATCAATGTATATGATGAAAGTATCACTATCCTCAGAAAAGGAATAGAAAAATCCAAACTTGGAAATTCAGATAAACTGAATACCTTAAATAAGCTTCATCAGATTGTAACCAAAGCTGAAAAAGATTTCACTCCGGATTTTGATATCCAGGAAGTCATTGAAGAAGAACGTCAGAACTCATGGCGTTTTGGTGGGAAAACGGTGATGGGTGATGCCCAGAAACCTAGTCCTCCTAAAGCCATTCAGCTTTCTTTATTTTAAAAAAAAGAGCAAGTCCAATTACTGAGAAATTCTATTTCAAATCTTAACTTTCCCTATAAAAACGATAATATGGGTATAACCATTCCACTCCAGTGGAGGGATGTCAGATCGAAGATTTGACGGGGTGGTTTTCTCCAGTATTTAAACTTCTGTTTAATAATAAAATACTGCTGATTTATCTTAAATTCAATAAAATATGTGATATTAAATCACAATTAGAACATTTTGTTTAACAATAATTACCTTTAATTCAATTAAAAATTTTATTTTTAAAGTCTTAAAAAAAATTGACCAAATGACTCACAAATCCCTCGAAATATGCTATGATTTTCCGTTTTTTTTTCGGGAAGAACTTGATGAAATATTTCAGGCTCATGAAAAAACATCCTTCCAGAAAGGAGATTTTATTCTTGAGGAAGGAAAAATGGCCAATGAGTATTATATTCTGGATAGCGGACTAGCCCGTTCATTTGTCAATGATTTTAACGGAAATGAAGTAACCACCCATTTTTTTGTAGAGAATGAGGTTATTATTGAGGTTTTATCCATGTTTCAAAGAATTCCAACGCAGGAAAATATTATTTGTATCACAGACTGTGAATGCTGGAAGCTGGATTATGATACCTTTCAGGAGTTATTCCACAAAATTCCAAACCTCAGAGAATGGGGAAGAGCCTGGATGTCTAAAGAGCTTTTCGATTATAAACAGCGTTCTGTAGAAATGTTTACCCTTTCAGCAACAAGAAGATATCTGAATTTGCTGGAACAGAAGCCTAAGGTCGTACAGTTTGCTCCATTGAAGCAGATTGCATCTTATCTGGGTGTAACAGATACTTCACTGAGCAGAATTCGTAAAGAATTGGTCTCGCATCCCAAGAAGATTTAAATCTTGCCTTATGACAAGTAGATTTTCATTACACCTTGGTAATTTTGGTTTAAAGTTTAACACCAAATTTATACAAAATGAAAATCAATCAGATCTATGTCAATTTACCCGTAAAAGACGTACAAAAAACCAGAGCATTCTGGACAACACTCGGTTTTTCCATTAACGAACAGTTTTCGGATGATAAAGCAGTGTGTGTAGTGATGAAAGAAGATCATATTTACACGATGTTTCTGAAAGAAGAATTTTTCCAAACCTTTACCAACAGACCTACTTCCAAAGGAGATACTACTCAGGTACTTCTTGCCATTGGGGTAGAAAGTAGAGAAGAAGTAGATCAGATGGTAAAAACAGCCATTGAAAACGGAGGTTCAAAATACAGCGAGTCTATGGACCACGGTTGGATGTATCAAAGTGCTTTTGCGGATTTAAACGGCCATCAGTGGGAAGTGATGTATGCGGATGCCTCTCAAATCCCTTCCGAATAGTTTATTAATCAAATTATCACATGAGAGATGGAAACAAAATCAAATGAGATAGAATTGGTAAAGCACCAGGTAGGAGTGACCTATAAAGTAATTCTTATTAATATTGAGGGAATTACCCATGAGGAATCAATGATTTTTCCTGACGAAGAAGCAAATTGTATGAATTGGATATTAGGGCACCTGATTGATGTAAGAAATGCATTATTAAATATTCTGGGAGAAGAATCTGTATGGAATGGAGATCCGTTTTCAGCGTACAAAAGAGGAGTGGCGGCTTTAGAAAAGAAAGATGAATTTATAGATTTTGAAGAATTAAAATCCTATCTGCAAAAATCTCAGGAAAAACTGGAGGCGAAATTAAATACCCTAGAGAAATTCAATCCTGAAAATATTAATGATATTGGAACACTCTGTTTTCATGAGAACTATCACTCGGGGCAGCTGGGTTATATTCGTAGACTCTTAGGAAAATCCGGAGGAATAAAATAAGAAATCAATAGTACAAAGATCCGGATTAACCTTAAAAATCTGCGTAATCCGTAAGATCTGCGAGATAAAAAACAAGAGTATTAAATATCAAGATAATCATCAGAAATTTTATCGAAGATAAAATCTTAGCGCCTTAAAGCACAACGTTTATCAATTAATTTTGCGCCCTTTGCGCTTGCCAACCGTTTAATATCAAAAAAATAAAATAATGAACACACCAAAATCAAAAAAAATGGAGCTCATTATTCCGGCTTATAGAATGCACACCCAAAGCTTTGTGAATGTTTTGGATGGCATTTCGGAAGAAGATGCACTCAAAAGAATTGAAAACAAAACCAATCATATTGTTTGGATGGCAGGAAACTTCGTGAATATGCGATATGGGTTGGGAATGGTATTAGGTCTTCAGGATCAGGACCCTAATAATGACCTGTTTTTTCAGGGAAAAACATTGGATGAAAGTTATACCTATCCAACATTAGCCAATTTGAAGAAAAGCTTCCATGATATTTCTCCAAAGGTATATCAGAAATTGTTTGAAGTAACAGACGAAGAATTGGATGAAATCTTCGAAATAGGGATGAATATTCCTTTCATTAAAGAAACTAAACTCAATTTTGCAGGAATGTGCATTGGCCGTGAAGACTATCTCAGTGGGCAAATTGGTTTGATGCGAAGAATTTTAGACTATCCGGGAATGAAGTATGATGTAGATGAAAATCTTACCTATTAATGATGAGTCCGGTAGAAAAAGGATATAAACGAGTTAACGGAATTCAGTTGTATTATGAAATCTACGGTTCCGGAAAACCTCTGGTTTTGATTCATGGAGGCGGGTCTTCTATTTTATATGACTTCAAAGAGGTCATTGCAAGGCTGGAAAACAAGTTTCAACTTATTGGAATAGATCTCCAGAATCATGGGAGAAGTGAGCATCGTGATATTCCTGAAACATTTGAGCAGGATGCTGATGATGTAGCTGCACTTTTAGCAGAACTGAACATTCATAAAGCTTCATTTTTTGGCTTCAGCAATGGAGGGAATACCGTAATGCAGATTGGATATCGTCATCCCAAAATTGTAGAAAAACTGGTCGTTGCTTCAGCGTTTTATAAAAGAAACGGAATGATGGATGGTTTTTTTGAAATGATGGAAGAGGCTACCTTTGACTCAATGCCTGAGCCTTTCAAAATCAATTTTTTGGATCTCAATCCGGATTTTTCCAAGCTGGAAAACCTATTTGAAAAAGATAGTAAAAGAATGCAGACTTTTATTGACTGGGATGATGAGGTGTTGAGGTCTATCGAATCACCTACTTTGTTTATTAGTGGAGACCAAGATGTGATGAAGCCTGAGCATACCGTAGCTATGTGGCGGCTGGTAGAACATTCACAGCTGATGATCCTTCCTGTAGGACATGGAACTTATATGATGGCTGACTTTGATGGCAGTTTCAATGAAAATCTAGTCAACTTTACAACTAAAGAAGTAGAAAATTTTTTAAACAAATAAAGTCACAGATTGCATTCAAATTTTTTCACATCAGGATATGATGTCATTTGTTAAAACATGAGTGTCATTTGTGATTAAATAAAATAATACATAACATTTTAAACTTAAAAATCATGGCAAAATTAAATCCGTACTTAAATTTCGATGGAAAAGCTGAAGAAGCATTCAATTTTTACAAATCAGTTTTTGGAGGAGAATTCGTAGGTGAGATTCATAAAATGGGAAATGCTCCCGGTACCGAAAATCTTTCTGAAGAAGAAAAAAACAGAGTGATGCATATTGCATTGCCAATCGGAGGTGATCTTTTAATGGCATCTGATATTGTTCCAAGCTTTGGACAGAAATTAAATGTAGGGAATAATAATTACGTTTCTATTTTTCCGGAATCAAGAGAAGAAGCAGACAGACTTTTCAAAGGTCTTTCTGAAGACGGGAATGTAGAAATGCCCATTGAAGATCAGTTTTGGGGCGACTATTTTGGAAGTTTTCAGGATAAATATGGTGTTCACTGGATGGTAAATTATAATGAAGAATACGGGAAATAATCTTATATTTAACTAATTATAAAAAGAGATGCCCGTC of the Chryseobacterium capnotolerans genome contains:
- the tpx gene encoding thiol peroxidase; this encodes MSTTITLKGNEVHTIGTLPAVGTTVKDFALVDSGLAVKTLETFEGKKKVFNIFPSIDTPTCAASSRKFNEEASKLENTVVINVSKDLPFALGRFCAAEGLNNVETLSDFRSSFGDDYEVTITDSPLKGLLSRAVIVTDENNKVVYTEQVSEIADEPNYDAALAALNN
- a CDS encoding Crp/Fnr family transcriptional regulator, whose amino-acid sequence is MMSDHYEKYGELFQVDQEHFDEFYALLKDTQLLKSDFFLKQGDKCKYLGFIKKGTIRCFYINDQGREINFGFYFENEFFTDYESILCDTVSNMNIQALENCEILLLSKEHLQALYQKEAYWQKFGRVMSEKIYLDAKKRIDDLICLSPENRYLNLLKKQPLLFQKIAQKHIASYLGVTEQSLSRIRSRIVN
- a CDS encoding alpha/beta hydrolase yields the protein MEQKDLTIILVHGAWGDGSHWQYIIPSLVKAGYKVRSVQNPLTSLQDDIDKTKDLIDAQEGKVLLVGHSYGGAVISGAGNHDKVAGLVYIAAFAPDAGDSLGSLLGRRESPGGASIYPDNKGFLWIKYDEFKSAFSQDLDDEKALVMALSQKPIHGQCFGDVAGEPAWKTKPSWYQISSDDRMIPAETEKEMAERMQPKKIITLDAGHASLASHPKEVTQLILEAASSL
- a CDS encoding VOC family protein; this translates as MVKRIVANIKTEDLAKGNLFYQDILELDILMDHGWIKTLGTDEKATVQISFAQQGGNETEVPDLSIEVDNIEEIYDKMKKAGFKIVYDITNEDWGVRRFFVKDPFGKVINILSHQ
- a CDS encoding glyoxalase superfamily protein translates to MKADQIIPVLRIFDYQKALEFYVDWLGFEIAWEHRFEENMPAYIEVKKENIIIHLTEHHGDASPGSSIFIWGEGVAEYHKELIDKNYKYNRPGLEKTFYDAVSFTVNDPFGNKIIFNEKYDEKKHGDLKFHSIE
- a CDS encoding DUF763 domain-containing protein, whose translation is MKRSGTADLPLHYGKVPPWLYERMSILGLSIVEAILTDYGKDEVLRRLADPFWFQSFGAVMGMDWHSSGITTSVMGALKRSINPNSQSLGLYICGGKGKFSRETPSELIQIAEKTGLNGHELVRASKLSAKVDNTAIQDGYQLYLHNFILSDNGNWSVIQQGMHESDGTARRYHWHSENITSFVEEPHTGINGISRGRILNLTDSEAAENRKGILDISHTDSIDVMKDFSRLILPAHHDVQASDVDLKRLGALLYITREQQPQNFEDLLMLEGVGPRTMQSLALVSEVIHGAPSRFSDPARFSFAHGGKDGHPFPVPINVYDESITILRKGIEKSKLGNSDKLNTLNKLHQIVTKAEKDFTPDFDIQEVIEEERQNSWRFGGKTVMGDAQKPSPPKAIQLSLF
- a CDS encoding Crp/Fnr family transcriptional regulator → MTHKSLEICYDFPFFFREELDEIFQAHEKTSFQKGDFILEEGKMANEYYILDSGLARSFVNDFNGNEVTTHFFVENEVIIEVLSMFQRIPTQENIICITDCECWKLDYDTFQELFHKIPNLREWGRAWMSKELFDYKQRSVEMFTLSATRRYLNLLEQKPKVVQFAPLKQIASYLGVTDTSLSRIRKELVSHPKKI
- a CDS encoding VOC family protein; protein product: MKINQIYVNLPVKDVQKTRAFWTTLGFSINEQFSDDKAVCVVMKEDHIYTMFLKEEFFQTFTNRPTSKGDTTQVLLAIGVESREEVDQMVKTAIENGGSKYSESMDHGWMYQSAFADLNGHQWEVMYADASQIPSE
- a CDS encoding alpha/beta fold hydrolase; its protein translation is MMSPVEKGYKRVNGIQLYYEIYGSGKPLVLIHGGGSSILYDFKEVIARLENKFQLIGIDLQNHGRSEHRDIPETFEQDADDVAALLAELNIHKASFFGFSNGGNTVMQIGYRHPKIVEKLVVASAFYKRNGMMDGFFEMMEEATFDSMPEPFKINFLDLNPDFSKLENLFEKDSKRMQTFIDWDDEVLRSIESPTLFISGDQDVMKPEHTVAMWRLVEHSQLMILPVGHGTYMMADFDGSFNENLVNFTTKEVENFLNK
- a CDS encoding VOC family protein, whose protein sequence is MAKLNPYLNFDGKAEEAFNFYKSVFGGEFVGEIHKMGNAPGTENLSEEEKNRVMHIALPIGGDLLMASDIVPSFGQKLNVGNNNYVSIFPESREEADRLFKGLSEDGNVEMPIEDQFWGDYFGSFQDKYGVHWMVNYNEEYGK